Proteins found in one Hevea brasiliensis isolate MT/VB/25A 57/8 chromosome 18, ASM3005281v1, whole genome shotgun sequence genomic segment:
- the LOC110648918 gene encoding G-type lectin S-receptor-like serine/threonine-protein kinase SD2-5 encodes MAVWPLNGIMLLQLLIILFFAYFQQAQVLYFPAAKLPTLRTIYNRNIFGHDQTILSNEKPHAKYGIGFACGFYSPNERNDYFYLAAGLAEALIDFESGKQVWSFNNVTWLVNKSRAVGENATLRLLADGNLVLRDADGAFVWSTGTSNKSVVGMKLMETGNLVLQDSKIKTVWRSFDHPTDTLLPGQKLVPGQKLVPSVSETNVSEGDLYFYLTSIGLFASYQSDELNYFSYFFWEDNFDIDSVESIHLNDNGSFAVNATTYYGYFISSLFAEFSNYKSTLVKFDSYGHLRLYDDNSKSFDLCKEINPTTCENPLSLTLHAYENVYYFNSKAGIANETDMENCKQTCLKTCSCKFALFRYRENFSYEECLLPSPVLSLTYESKNEGYLKSFAFIKISNDSGSERGSDTNSNPGDHGRGGTAVLTTEEHGKGSPTTKIIAGLTTVTFLLVGLIVGFSWIVFFRRKTDGEDGMEDYLDQLSGMPTRLTYEELKAATGDFQKKHGGGGFGSVFEGDMVTGEKIAVKRLDYLGQGKKEFMAEVKTIGSIHHNNLVRLIGFCAEKLHRLLVYEFICNGSLDKLIFHKEALRPPLDWQTRTTIVLDKAKGLAYLHEDCKQRIVHLDIKPQNKLLDAGLHSKISDFSLSKLIDRDQRQVVTTMRGTLGYLAPVWFSSAIIEKADVYNFGIVVMEVICGRKNLDRLQPEEFMHLLPIFMKKAEKDQLVDMVDGSEDMHDDFGGDEKDGEERARGRDDARDRRQEVRNIREPRVENLEGEVHVEEDFREEIKEEFEVGNYNYRGRGYRPPRSRGARGRRGGRLPRFGEYRYGDYGYGGLEERVDTNVGSIKMKIPPFHGKENPDAYMEWERQVELIFECHNYSEEKKVKLAVVEFKEYAIVWWDQLMVRRTLCLRPIASWKAMKEAMRERFVPNTTLGNSTKCYKG; translated from the exons ATGGCTGTGTGGCCTTTGAATGGTATTATGCTTCTGCAGCTTTTGATCATCCTTTTCTTTGCATACTTCCAACAAGCCCAAGTTCTTTACTTTCCTGCAGCAAAGCTGCCCACATTGCGGACCATTTATAATCGGAACATATTTGGCCACGATCAAACAATCCTATCCAACGAGAAACCACATGCTAAGTATGGGATTGGATTTGCTTGTGGGTTTTACTCCCCAAACGAGAGGAACGATTACTTCTACTTGGCTGCTGGATTAGCTGAAGCATTAATAGATTTTGAATCTGGCAAACAAGTTTGGTCTTTCAACAACGTAACATGGTTAGTAAACAAAAGTAGAGCCGTTGGTGAGAATGCTACGTTAAGGTTACTTGCAGATGGAAATTTGGTCCTCAGAGATGCAGATGGTGCTTTTGTTTGGTCTACAGGAACATCTAACAAGTCTGTGGTGGGTATGAAGTTGATGGAAACTGGAAACCTTGTACTTCAAGATAGCAAAATTAAGACTGTTTGGCGATCTTTTGATCATCCAACAGACACACTGCTCCCAGGGCAGAAACTGGTGCCAGGGCAGAAGCTGGTGCCTAGTGTTTCAGAAACCAATGTGTCTGAGGgagatttatatttttatttaacatCTATAGGTCTGTTTGCTTCTTACCAATCAGATGAATTAAATTACTTCAGTTATTTTTTCTGGGAGGACAATTTTGATATTGACTCGGTCGAAAGCATTCATCTAAATGATAACGGTTCTTTTGCTGTGAATGCAACAACTTACTACGGCTATTTTATCAGTTCACTATTTGCAGAATTTTCTAATTATAAAAGTACACTGGTCAAATTTGATTCCTATGGGCATCTCAGACTTTATGATGATAATTCCAAGTCGTTTGATCT ATGCAAAGAGATTAATCCAACCACATGTGAAAATCCCTTATCCCTCACACTTCATGCCTACGAAAATGTCTATTATTTCAATAGTAAGGCTGGAATAGCGAATGAAACAGACATGGAGAACTGTAAACAGACGTGCTTGAAAACCTGTTCATGCAAATTTGCTCTGTTTCGGTACAGGGAAAATTTTTCATATGAGGAATGTCTCTTGCCTTCACCAGTTCTTTCACTTACATATGAAAGTAAAAACGAAGGCTATCTTAAGTCATTTGCCTTTATCAAAATTTCAAACGATAGTGGGAGTGAAAGAGGTTCCGATACAAATTCAAATCCTGGAGACCATGGAAGAGGTGGTACTGCAGTTTTGACTACCGAAGAACATGGAAAAGGATCTCCTACAACAAAAATTATTGCAGGATTAACTACAGTAACCTTTCTTCTGGTGGGTCTGATTGTTGGCTTTTCTTGGATAGTGTTTTTTAGGAGGAAAACTGATGGAGAGGATGGAATGGAAGATTACTTAGACCAACTATCAGGAATGCCCACGAGGCTCACTTACGAAGAACTAAAAGCAGCAACTGGAGATTTCCAGAAAAAGCATGGAGGAGGGGGGTTTGGGTCAGTTTTTGAAGGAGACATGGTCACAGGTGAGAAAATTGCTGTGAAGCGCCTAGACTATTTAGGCCAAGGGAAGAAGGAATTCATGGCAGAGGTGAAGACCATAGGAAGCATCCACCATAACAACCTGGTGAGGCTAATTGGCTTCTGTGCTGAAAAATTGCATAGGCTCTTGGTGTACGAGTTCATATGTAATGGGTCATTGGACAAATTGATTTTTCATAAAGAGGCCCTGAGACCTCCTCTAGATTGGCAAACAAGGACGACCATTGTTCTAGACAAAGCAAAGGGGCTGGCCTATCTCCATGAAGATTGCAAACAGAGAATAGTTCATTTGGATATCAAACCTCAAAACAAACTATTGGATGCTGGCCTTCATTCAAAGATATCCGACTTTAGCTTGTCTAAGTTGATTGATAGGGATCAAAGGCAAGTAGTGACCACAATGAGAGGAACTCTTGGGTATTTGGCTCCTGTATGGTTCAGCTCAGCAATCATAGAGAAGGCAGATGTTTATAACTTTGGCATTGTAGTCATGGAAGTAATCTGTGGAAGGAAAAATTTAGATAGATTGCAGCCTGAGGAATTCATGCATTTGCTTCCAATTTTCATGAAAAAAGCTGAGAAGGATCAATTGGTGGATATGGTTGATGGAAGTGAGGATATGCATGAT GATTTTGGAGGAGATGAGAAGGATGGGGAAGAGAGAGCAAGGGGTAGAGATGATGCTAGGGACAGAAGGCAAGAAGTGAGAAATATAAGGGAACCAAGAGTGGAGAACCTTGAGGGTGAAGTGCATGTTGAGGAAGATTTTAgggaagagataaaagaagaatttGAGGTTGGGAACTACAACTATCGTGGTAGGGGTTATAGACCACCTAGGAGCAGGGGAGCTAGAGGTAGAAGAGGAGGTAGGTTGCCTAGATTTGGGGAGTATAGATATGGTGATTATGGATATGGAGGCCTAGAAGAGAGGGTAGACACTAATGTGGGTAGTATTAAGATGAAAATTCCTCCCTTTCATGGGAAGGAGAATCCGGATGCTTACATGGAATGGGAAAGGCAAGTTGAGCTAATTTTTGAGTGTCATAACTATAGTGAAGAAAAGAAGGTGAAGCTTGCAGTCGTAGAGTTTAAGGAGTATGCTATAGTGTGGTGGGACCAGTTGATGGTTAGGAGGACTTTATGTCTTAGACCCATTGCTTCTTGGAAGGCTATGAAAGAAGCAATGAGGGAGAGATTTGTTCCCAACACTACTTTAGGGAACTCCACCAAATGTTACAAAGGATGA
- the LOC110649500 gene encoding protein STICHEL-like 3, which produces MTKAVRNRILTDANGHISDHLRNHIHLTNCIHLKNHMHKQSPILADRSIMRDLIVLQRSRSLRDPSASSPSWHSPSVVDLLPKKGDKDATIMEGRRSVGIERRREGRRLSGSATPFASLAPSKVVPGELSGGNDMIADISDHSSKSVARDDRRVKREGSSQKSNRIDLLGGDEDTLQDQDVNGLVNDAISGNSESKSRKSKQKGRHSQDFHIKTLSEQLNEVPVDSDVASSNIHLHGRRSQQKKTGEEPETSIRGNRVKRRKFQGARRTRATPSARDVGGQNEMSVASNSSAQGSARPRYHIEEEEEFGDQNVTRAPRNGCGIPWNWSRIHHRGKTFLDMAGRSLSCGLSDSRLRKGSMASHERDGPNMSVASDHSSSCTKSDAEVLPLLVEASGSLESTDNAGWVHDYSGELGIYADHLLKNDFDSDLASEARSGGQRKLGRNHNCRHQNLTQKYMPRTFKDLGGQNLVAQALSNAVMRRKVGLLYVFYGPHGTGKTSCARIFARALNCQSLDDPKPCGYCNSCMAHDMGKSQNIREVGSVSNFDFESIMDLLDNMIISHLPSQFRVFIFDDCDTLSPDCWSAISKVIDRAPRRVVFVLVSSSLNVLPHIIISRCQKFFFPKLKDADITDTLQWIASKEDIDIDKDALKLIASRSDGSLRDAEMTLEQLSLLGLKISLPLVQELVGLISDEKLVDLLDLALSADTVNTVKNLRVIMETGVDPLALMSQLATVITDIVAGSYDFTKERHRRKFFRRQPLSKEDMEILRQALKTLSEAEKQLRMSNDKLMWLTAALLQLAPDQQYMLPSSSTETSFNHSPITLNNANGREVAKKGGEQAEIPNNERSLSTRVRLETARTSGDFHINGASRGINVDRKRSGGTGMAPQCTSALSSDAVRVSGRQMSAKSCRGYEEIWLEVLGKIQFNSIREFLYQEGKLISVSFGAAPTVQLIFSSHVTKSRAEKFRAHILQAFESVLGSPVTIEIRCESNKDTSGGFHAPLILPASRKASSWMAVEPETTTGSRMPRRGETLYVGRSEIVEIPASPREIKGNGHVDNNAESSKRGLQHARVGDSAVSHKKYSISPMSERRKLGEQSQSKSLVRSKVSLAHVIQQAEGCTQQTGWSKRKAVSIAEKLEQENLRLEPRSRSLLCWKASRVTRRKLSRLKIRTRRPNSLLKLVSCGKCLSSKSPR; this is translated from the exons ATGACCAAGGCTGTCCGTAATAGGATTCTCACGGATGCAAATGGTCATATCAGTGATCATCTTCGCAACCATATTCATTTAACCAACTGCATTCATCTGAAAAACCATATGCATAAACAGAGCCCCATACTGGCTGATAGGTCAATAATGAGGGACCTCATTGTTCTTCAGAGGTCCAGATCATTGAGGGACCCTTCTGCCAGTTCTCCTTCATGGCACTCACCTTCTGTTGTTGATTTGCTTCCTAAGAAAGGTGACAAAGATGCCACAATTATGGAGGGTAGAAGGTCAGTTGGCATTGAGCGTCGAAGGGAAGGTAGGAGGTTGTCAGGTAGCGCAACACCCTTTGCTAGTTTAGCACCATCAAAGGTTGTTCCTGGTGAGCTTAGTGGGGGAAATGATATGATAGCAGATATTAGTGATCATAGTAGCAAGAGTGTAGCTAGAGATGATAGGAGAGTTAAGAGAGAAGGATCTAGTCAAAAGAGCAATAGGATTGATCTTTTGGGCGGTGATGAggacactttacaagatcaagatGTTAATGGTTTGGTTAATGATGCTATTTCGGGGAATTCAGAATCTAAATCTAGAAAGAGTAAACAAAAGGGGAGGCATAGTCAAGATTTTCATATTAAGACCCTTTCTGAGCAGTTGAATGAGGTACCAGTGGATAGTGATGTAGCTTCTTCTAACATCCATCTTCATGGAAGACGGTCTCAACAGAAGAAAACTGGTGAGGAACCTGAGACCAGCATTCGTGGGAATAGGGTGAAAAGGCGGAAGTTCCAAGGTGCCAGAAGAACTAGGGCAACTCCATCTGCTAGAGATGTTGGGGGTCAGAATGAAATGTCTGTTGCTTCTAATTCATCGGCTCAAGGTTCTGCAAGACCAAGGTATCacattgaggaagaagaagaattcGGGGACCAAAATGTCACAAGAGCTCCTAGAAATGGATGTGGGATTCCATGGAATTGGTCAAGGATTCATCATAGGGGTAAAACATTCCTTGACATGGCTGGTAGAAGTTTGTCTTGTGGTTTGTCGGACTCAAGGTTAAGGAAAGGTAGCATGGCTTCCCATGAGAGAGATGGTCCTAATATGTCCGTGGCATCAGATCATTCAAGTTCATGTACTAAATCTGATGCAGAGGTGCTGCCTCTATTAGTTGAGGCTTCCGGATCCCTTGAAAGCACTGATAATGCTGGTTGGGTGCATGACTATTCCGGAGAGCTTGGTATATATGCTGATCATTTACTGAAAAATGATTTTGATTCTGACCTTGCTTCTGAAGCTAGATCTGGTGGTCAACGCAAGCTTGGGCGGAACCACAATTGCAGGCATCAAAATTTGACTCAAAAATACATGCCAAGAACTTTCAAAGATCTGGGGGGACAGAATCTGGTAGCACAAGCTCTTTCCAATGCTGTCATGAGAAGGAAGGTTGGGTTGCTATATGTGTTTTATGGGCCTCATGGTACTGGAAAGACCTCATGCGCTCGCATATTTGCCAGGGCTTTAAATTGTCAATCTTTGGATGATCCCAAACCTTGTggctattgcaattcttgcatggcACATGATATGGGTAAGAGTCAAAATATAAGGGAAGTTGGTTCAGTCAGTAATTTTGATTTTGAGAGCATTATGGATTTGCTTGACAACATGATTATTTCTCATCTGCCCTCGCAGTTCAGAGTTTTTATTTTTGATGACTGTGATACTCTGTCCCCTGACTGCTGGAGTGCCATTTCAAAGGTCATTGATCGAGCACCCAGACGTGTAGTTTTTGTCCTTGTCAGCTCAAGTCTTAATGTTTTGCCTCATATAATTATATCCAGGTGCCAGAAATTCTTTTTCCCAAAGCTGAAAGATGCAGATATTACAGACACTTTGCAGTGGATTGCATCCAAAGAAGATATAGATATTGATAAGGATGCACTAAAACTTATTGCATCACGATCAGATGGATCACTGAGGGATGCTGAGATGACTCTAGAACAACTGAGTTTGCTTGGTCTGAAGATATCTCTTCCCTTAGTTCAAGAACTG GTTGGGCTTATCTCTGATGAAAAATTGGTGGATCTTCTTGATTTAGCATTATCTGCAGACACGGTGAACACTGTGAAGAATTTGAGAGTGATAATGGAAACTGGTGTGGATCCATTGGCATTAATGTCACAGCTTGCTACAGTTATCACTGATATAGTAGCTGGTAGTTATGACTTCACAAAAGAAAGGCATAGAAGGAAGTTTTTTCGACGACAACCAT TGTCCAAAGAAGATATGGAAATATTGCGTCAAGCTCTGAAAACTTTGTCAGAGGCTGAAAAACAACTTAGAATGTCTAATGACAAATTAATGTGGCTAACAGCTGCATTGCTTCAACTTGCTCCTGATCAACAGTACATGCTGCCTAGTTCTTCTACAGAAACTAGTTTTAATCATAGCCCTATCACCCTAAATAACGCAAATGGAAGAGAAGTAGCCAAGAAAGGTGGTGAACAAGCTGAGATTCCCAATAATGAGAGAAGCTTGTCAACACGTGTTAGATTGGAAACTGCTAGAACTTCTGGTGATTTCCATATCAATGGTGCATCAAGAGGTATTAATGTTGATAGGAAAAGAAGTGGCGGGACTGGGATGGCTCCTCAGTGCACATCTGCACTGTCTTCTGATGCAGTTAGGGTGAGTGGCAGGCAGATGTCAGCCAAAAGCTGTAGAGGATATGAAGAAATTTGGTTGGAGGTGCTTGGGAAGATTCAGTTTAATAGTATAAGAGAGTTTTTGTACCAAGAAGGAAAGCTTATCTCTGTCAGTTTTGGTGCAG CTCCAACTGTGCAGTTGATATTCAGTTCACATGTCACCAAATCGAGGGCAGAGAAGTTTAGGGCACATATTTTACAAGCATTTGAGTCTGTTCTTGGGTCGCCAGTTACCATTGAAATCAGATGTGAATCAAATAAAGACACAAGTGGAGGGTTCCATGCACCTCTCATTTTACCAGCTTCAAGGAAGGCTTCATCTTGGATGGCTGTAGAGCCAGAGACTACTACTGGAAGCAGAATGCCTAGGAGGGGAGAAACTCTTTATGTAGGGAGGAGTGAAATTGTTGAAATACCAGCTTCTCCGAGGGAAATCAAGGGTAATGGACATGTTGACAACAATGCAGAATCTAGTAAAAGAGGTTTACAGCATGCAAGAGTGGGAGATTCAGCAGTTTCACATAAGAAATATAGCATCAGTCCTATGTCAGAAAGAAGGAAACTTGGCGAGCAAAGTCAGAGTAAGAGCCTTGTGCGAAGCAAGGTTTCCCTTGCACATGTAATTCAGCAGGCAGAAGGATGTACACAGCAAACTGGATGGTCCAAACGTAAGGCGGTTTCTATAGCTGAAAAGCTTGAACAAGAAAATTT GAGGCTGGAACCTAGATCACGAAGTTTGCTATGCTGGAAAGCATCTAGAGTTACCCGTCGAAAG CTTTCTCGTTTGAAGATTAGGACGCGAAGACCAAATTCACTGCTGAAGCTTGTTTCTTGTGGAAAATGCCTCTCTTCAAAATCTCCaaggtag
- the LOC110649491 gene encoding U-box domain-containing protein 17 has product MASAAIFSSLRRRRSPSLEAFLAPVDLTDVALIQTLASVSTELVSCFSGKSFFFQRKNSRSLIRKIELFVVLLEYLRDSGSGPNLSSTSIVCFKELYLLLYRSKILLDYCAQSSKLWLLLQNQSISGHFHDLNQEIWTLLDVFPLGDLELSEDVREQIELMQKQTRKARLYIDKNDEALRVRLFSFLDEFENGRISSVVELRSFFVDNLGIRDAKSCRTEIEFLEEQIVNHEGDVEPTASVLNGFVAITRYCRFLLFGFETNEVELQFGSQKKPRKGLISQEIADTFISIPKDFCCPISLDLMRDPVIISTGQTYDRSSISRWVEEGHSTCPKTGQMLTNTRLVPNRALKNLIVQWCTAHGIPYEPPENTDSSAEAFAATLPTKAAIEANRATARLLIQQLANGSQGAKTVAAREIRLLAKTGKENRAFIAEAGAIPHLRKLLSSSNPVAQENSVTAMLNLSIYDKNKSHIMDEEGCLGSIVEVLRFGLTTEARENAAATLFSLSAVHDYKKRIADEEGAVEALAGLLRVGTPRGKKDAVTALFNLSTHTENCARMIEAGAVTALVGALGIEGVAEEAAGALALIVRQPIGAEAVGREEMAVSGLIGMMRCGTPRGKENAVAALLELCRSGGAAATERVIRAPALAGLLQTLLFTGTKRARRKAASLARVFQRCENYALHFGGLGAGYAFAGNSATNRDSSFVGDVSVAMSISVPVL; this is encoded by the coding sequence ATGGCATCAGCTGCGATTTTCTCGTCTCTAAGGCGGCGGAGATCGCCGTCGTTGGAGGCGTTCTTGGCTCCTGTTGATTTAACCGATGTCGCCCTTATACAAACCCTGGCATCGGTGTCAACGGAGCTGGTATCGTGTTTCTCGGGCAAATCGTTCTTCTTTCAGCGAAAGAATTCGCGGTCTCTGATTCGAAAGATTGAGCTTTTCGTTGTTCTGTTGGAGTATTTGAGGGATTCTGGGTCAGGTCCCAATTTGTCTTCTACGTCGATTGTTTGTTTTAAGGAGCTGTATTTGCTTTTGTACCGGTCCAAGATATTGCTTGATTATTGTGCGCAATcgagtaagttatggctgttgctACAAAACCAGTCCATTTCGGGGCATTTTCATGATCTGAATCAGGAAATATGGACCCTTTTGGACGTTTTTCCTTTGGGAGATCTTGAATTGAGCGAGGATGTTCGGGAGCAGATTGAGCTCATGCAAAAACAGACGAGGAAAGCAAGGTTATATATTGATAAAAACGATGAGGCTTTGCGGGTTAGGCTCTTTTCATTTCTTGATGAGTTTGAGAATGGGAGGATTTCTAGTGTGGTGGAGCTGAGGTCGTTCTTTGTGGATAATTTGGGGATAAGGGATGCCAAGAGTTGTAGAACAGAGATTGAGTTCTTGGAGGAACAGATTGTTAATCATGAGGGAGATGTTGAACCAACGGCTTCGGTGCTTAATGGATTTGTTGCAATAACACGGTATTGTAGGTTTTTGCTTTTTGGGTTTGAGACAAATGAGGTGGAGTTGCAATTTGGGAGTCAGAAGAAGCCAAGAAAAGGGTTGATCTCTCAAGAGATTGCAGACACTTTTATCTCTATACCGAAAGATTTTTGTTGCCCAATATCATTGGATTTGATGCGAGATCCTGTGATAATTTCTACAGGGCAGACATACGATCGGAGTTCAATATCTAGATGGGTAGAGGAAGGGCATTCTACGTGCCCCAAGACAGGGCAAATGCTCACCAACACCCGTCTTGTCCCCAATCGAGCTTTGAAGAATTTGATTGTACAATGGTGCACTGCTCATGGAATCCCTTATGAGCCCCCAGAGAACACAGATTCATCTGCAGAGGCTTTTGCTGCAACGTTGCCTACCAAAGCTGCAATAGAAGCCAACAGAGCCACAGCAAGACTTCTCATTCAACAACTGGCAAATGGGTCACAAGGTGCAAAAACTGTTGCTGCTCGCGAGATCCGTTTGTTAGCAAAAACAGGAAAAGAAAACCGTGCTTTCATTGCCGAAGCTGGGGCAATTCCCCATCTCCGCAAGCTGCTATCATCTTCAAACCCCGTTGCTCAAGAGAATTCTGTAACAGCAATGCTTAATCTTTCAATTTATGATAAGAACAAAAGCCACATTATGGATGAAGAGGGGTGCTTGGGATCTATTGTCGAAGTATTAAGGTTTGGGCTCACTACAGAGGCAAGGGAAAATGCAGCAGCAACGTTGTTTAGCCTGTCAGCAGTTCATGATTACAAGAAGAGAATAGCAGATGAGGAAGGGGCTGTGGAAGCCCTGGCAGGGCTGTTGAGAGTGGGGACACCGCGTGGGAAGAAAGATGCAGTAACTGCTTTGTTTAATCTGTCAACTCATACGGAAAATTGTGCCAGAATGATTGAGGCAGGGGCTGTTACAGCACTAGTAGGTGCTCTGGGAATTGAAGGGGTTGCAGAGGAAGCAGCAGGAGCATTGGCTTTGATTGTGAGGCAGCCAATTGGGGCTGAAGCAGTGGGTAGGGAGGAAATGGCTGTCTCAGGGTTAATAGGAATGATGCGGTGTGGGACTCCAAGAGGGAAAGAAAATGCTGTTGCAGCCTTGCTTGAGTTGTGCAGGAGTGGTGGGGCAGCTGCGACTGAGAGAGTAATCCGTGCACCAGCATTGGCTGGTTTACTGCAGACTTTGCTGTTCACGGGTACAAAGAGAGCAAGAAGGAAGGCAGCATCACTTGCTAGAGTGTTTCAAAGGTGTGAGAATTATGCCTTGCATTTTGGTGGGTTGGGTGCTGGATATGCATTTGCTGGCAACTCTGCTACAAATCGGGATTCAAGTTTCGTTGGTGATGTCTCAGTGGCCATGTCCATCTCGGTACCCGTTTTGTAA